In one Triticum urartu cultivar G1812 unplaced genomic scaffold, Tu2.1 TuUngrouped_contig_5686, whole genome shotgun sequence genomic region, the following are encoded:
- the LOC125529553 gene encoding uclacyanin 1-like — MASRALILITVAMTMLGTALAASHTVGAPDGSWDLQTNYSQWVSRIRFTTGDELRFQYSAAMHSVVEVSKTGYDSYNGSSPITTFLTGNDVVPLATIGTRYFICGVSRHCDAGMKVEVNIKSKEVRTVQRCRWTGNQRRCQSETALSSAVSTGVDQSTVVRLGL; from the coding sequence ATGGCGAGCAGAGCTCTTATACTAATCACCGTGGCCATGACCATGCTTGGGACGGCCCTCGCTGCCAGCCACACCGTAGGCGCGCCGGACGGGTCGTGGGACCTTCAGACCAACTACTCCCAGTGGGTTTCGAGAATCAGGTTCACCACCGGCGATGAGCTCAGGTTCCAGTACTCCGCCGCCATGCACAGCGTGGTAGAGGTGAGCAAGACGGGGTATGACTCCTACAATGGCTCCAGCCCCATAACAACTTTCCTGACCGGTAATGATGTTGTTCCGCTTGCCACCATCGGGACCCGGTATTTCATCTGCGGCGTCTCCCGGCACTGTGACGCCGGCATGAAGGTCGAGGTCAACATCAAGTCGAAAGAAGTGCGGACTGTGCAGCGGTGCCGATGGACAGGGAACCAGCGTCGCTGCCAGTCCGAGACAGCATTAAGCTCAGCTGTGTCAACTGGTGTTGATCAGTCTACGGTGGTCCGGCTTGGTCTG